From the genome of Arthrobacter russicus:
AGCCCGGAGCCGGGCCGGGTGCGCCGGAAGCGCAGCTGCGGAAGGGACCAGGAAAGGAATGGCTGGGGATAGGCGAAGATAGGACCATGGCTAGAGGCACCTTGAGGATCTTGCTCGGCGCAGCACCGGGCGTCGGCAAGACCTACACCATGCTCGAGGAAGCCCATCAGAAGGTCGCCCAAGGGGTGGACACCGTGGTGGCGCTGGCGCTGCACCACGGCCGCAAAGAGACCGCGAGCCTGCTCGACGGTTTGGAAATCATCCCGCCCAAACGGGTCGAGTACCGGGGCTCGAGCTTCGACGAGATGGATGTCGAGGCGGTCTTGCGGCGGGCGCCGCAGCTCGCCCTGGTGGACGAGTACGCGCACACCGTGGTCGGCGAAGGCGTCGCCCGGAAACGCTGGCAGGACGTGGAGCTCCTGCTGGCCGCGGGCATCGATGTGATTTCCACACTGAACATCCAGCATTTGGCGTCCTTGGGCGATGTGGTCAGCCAGATCACCAACACCAAACAAGGCGAAACGGTGCCGGACGATGTGGTTCGCCGGGCCAACCAGATCGAACTCGTGGACATTTCGCCGGAGCTTCTGCGCCAGCGGCTCAGTGCCGGCCACGTGTACGCGGCGGACAAAGTCGATGCGGCGCTGGCGAATTATTTCCGGATGGGCAACCTTTCCGCTTTGCGCGAGCTGGCGCTGCTCTGGCTGGCCGACCAGGTCGAAGACGGCTTGTCCGCCTACCGGGCGGACAACCGGATCGAGGCCAGCTGGCCGACCCGGGAACGGGTGGTGGTCGGCCTGACCGGCGGAGCCGAGGGCGAGGTACTGATCCGCCGGGCGGCGCGGATCCTCGCCCGGGTCTCCGGCGGCGAATTGCTGGGCGTGCACGTCCGCGCCGCGGACGGGGTGCTGGGCGAATCGCCGCGTGAAATCGAGGCGCAGCGGCAATTGCTCAAGGACCTGGGCGGCAGCTACCACAGCGTGACCGGCGACGATCCGGCGCAGGCCTTGCTGCAATTCGCCCGCAGCGCGAACGCCACCCAACTGGTGGTCGGGACGTCCCGGCGCAAATGGCTGGCCCGGCTGCTCAAGGGCCCCGGGGTGGGCAGCAAGGTGGTGCGCGGTTCCGGGGACATCGACGTGCACATGGTTTCGCACCCGCTGGGCGCCAAAGGCATCCGGTTCCGGAGGGTGGGCGCCCCCGGCCGGCGCCGGCTGATCCTCGGCTTCGCACTGGCGATTTTCCTGCCCTCCCTGATCGAAGCGGTGCTGGCCACCTGGGTGCCGGACAACTTCGTCACGGACACCTTGCTGCAACTCGTCGGCTGCGTCATCGTCGCGGTCGTGGGCGGACTCTGGCCGGCGCTGTTCGCTGCCGTTTTCAGTTCCCTGCTGCTCAATTTCTTCTCCGCGGAACCGACCCTGACCTTCAGCATCGCAGACCCGGAGAACCTGTTGTCCCTGGTGGTGTTCGTGCTGGTCTCCGTGGTGGTCGCGGTGGTCGTGGATGTGGCCACCAGAAGGACCCGGGAGGCGCTCCGGGCGGGTGCGGAAGCCGCCACGCTGAGTGAATTGGCGAGGGGAGCGGTGGCCGGGGAGGATTCTCTGCAGACCTTCCTGGACCAGGTACGCGAAGCCTTCCGGGTGGATTCGGTGGCTTTGCTGGTCGACGATTCGGCGGATTCAGGCGGTGCGGAGCAAACCAGATGGCGGCTTGAGGCCGCTTCCGGCGAAAACCCGCCGTTGGCACCGGAAACCGCGGACAACTCGGAAGAAGTAGAGCCGGGGTTGGTGCTGGCCTTGGACGGTCGGGTGCTGGATGCTTCCGACCGCCGGCTGCTGGCCGCGTTCGGGGCGCATCTGGTCGCCTTGCGGCAACGGATCCAGCTCAATGCCAGCCGGCGGGAGAACATGCGGTTGGCGGAAGGGAACACGATGCGCACTTCGATCCTGCGTGCCGTCTCGCATGACCTGCGCACTCCTTTGGCCGCGATCAAACTGTCGGTGAGCAGCCTGCGCCAGGAAGAAGTCCATTTCGCGCCGGATGACGAAGCCGAGCTGCTCGCCTCGATCGAAAGCTCGGCGGACCGCTTGGACGCCTTGGTGGGCAACCTCCTGGACATGTCCCGGATTTCCTCGGACGCGGTCAACCCCTTGCTCGGACCGGTGCGTTGGAGCGATGCGATCGATGCCGCGCTGCTGGGCCAGCCGGAGGGCGCGGTGCGGCTGGAATTGCCGCCGAACATGCCGGCGGTCGAGGCCGATCCCGGGATGCTGGAACGGGTGATCGCGAACGTGGTGGAGAACGCGCTGAAATATGCCCCGGATTCCGATCTGGTTTTGGTGGGCACGGTTTCCGGGATCCCGATGATCGATGGGCATCCGGCCAGCGAATTGCGGATCGTGGACCATGGCCGCGGGGTGGCGGCCGAAGATGTGGTGGCGATGTTCCGGCCGTTCCAACGGCTCGACGACGTCCCGGCCGGTTCCGGAGTGGGGCTGGGCCTCGCCGTGGCCAAGGGTTTCACCGAAGCCATGGGCGGTGTGCTCAGCGCCGAAGCCACTCCCGGAGGCGGCCTGACCATGGTGGTCCGGCTGCCGCTCAGTGCCGGCCGGCGGGCAGCGCCGACCGGTGATATCGACCCTGCACACTCCCAGGAAAGGGGAGCGTTGTGACTACCGTGCTCGTCGTAGACGACGAACCGCAAATTCTCCGTGCTTTGCAGATCAACCTGCACGCGCACGGATACACCGTGCACACCGCGGCGAACGGCGCCGATGCTTTGGCGAGCGCGGCCGCGCACCGGCCGGACGTCGTCGTCCTCGACCTGGGCTTGCCGGACATGGACGGCTTGGAGGTGATCGCCGGGCTGCGGGGTTGGACGGCGGTGCCGATCATCGTGCTGTCGGCCAGACACGCCTCGGAAGAGAAAGTGGCGGCGCTCGACGCCGGTGCCGATGATTACGTGACCAAGCCTTTCGGCTTGGACGAGTTCTTGGCCCGGTTGCGGGCCGCGCAACGCCGCTCCGAAACCGATTCCGACGGTGCCGCTTCCGCGACCGTGGCAACCGACGACTTCGTGGTGGATTTGCAGGCCAAAAAAGTCATGCGCGGCGGCCAGCGGGTGCGTTTGACCCCCACCGAATGGTCGATTTTGGAGTACCTGGCCCGGAACTCGGGGCGGTTGGTCTCGCAGCAGCAACTGCTGACCCAGGTCTGGGGCCCCGCCTACGCCAAGGAGACGCAATATCTGCGGGTCTACATCGGGCAACTGCGCCGGAAGCTGGAACCCGATCCGGCGAATCCGCGGCATCTGCTCACCGAAGCCGGCATGGGGTATCGGTTCGAGCCGTGACCGCTGGGCGCCCGGCAGTGCGGCTCGCCGAGTAGGTCCCACGAAACCGGACGCGACGTGATTCCGGGCCGGGTCGGTTGGGCCGCCGGGTCGGTTGTCCTGGCGAAAGCGCCGTGCGAGGTCTACGCTCAACTCCGTTCAGGCTTTTGCTCCGTTCGGGAAGTGGGCGTGTGATGTCGGGATTCGAAGCGGTTTGGGAATCGATCGACCGGAAAGTGGCAGCCGGTTACCTGCCCGGCGCGGTGGCCGGAGTGCGGCGCGGCGGGATCACCGAATTCCATGCCAGCGGAGTGAAGGCGCTCGGCTCGCCGGAACCGATGACGGAGCGGACCCAGTTCCGGATCGCCTCGTTGAGCAAGCTGGTCGCGGGGGTTCTGGGTGCCATGGCCTTGGCCGACGGGTGGTTCGGGCTCGACGATCCGGTCGCGGCTTGGCTCCCCGAGTTCGCCGAACCCCGGGTCCTGCTGGATCCAGCTGGCCCGTTGGCGCAGACGGTTCCGGCGCAGACGCCGATCACGGTCCGGCATTTGTTCAGCTTCACGATGGGCACCGGGGTCATTTTCGAGCCCACACCGTTGCACGAGGCAGTGCAGAGTGCCGGCATCGGTGCGGGACTTTTTCCGCCCGAAATGAGCGCCGACGAGTATCTCGCCAGGCTCGCCGGCTTGCCCCTGGCCGATCAGCCGGGCAGCCGGTGGATGTACAACACCAGCAGCGACGTGTTCTCGGTGCTGATCGCCCGGGCCGCTGGGACGCCGTTGCGGGAAGTGCTCGCGGAGAAGATCACCGGACCGCTGGGGCTGGAGTCCACCGGGTTCTTCGGACGTGCAATGGATCTGGCCACGCAATACACTCCGACGCCGGGCGGCCTCCAAGCCATAGACCTGCCGGACGGCGGGTTCAGCAAACCGCCGAAGTTCGAGACCCTGGCCGGCGGACTGGTGTCCACGGTGCCGGACTACTTCAGGTTCCTCACCGCGCTGGCCGACGGCGAGCTCCTGCCGGAGGCGCTGAAAACCCAGATGGTCTCGGACCAGTTGCGGCCGGAACAGCGCGCCGGGGCTTACCCGATTCTCGGCCGGGCCGAGGGCTGGGGCTGGCAGACCGGCGTGACGATTGCCCTGGGCGATAATGCCCGGTCGGTCGGCAGTTATGGCTGGACCGGCGGCAGCGGCTGCAGCGCCGGCGTGGATCCGGCGCGCGACCTGGTCGGCGTCGTGATGAGCCAGCGGGCAATGACGGAGCCGGATGAGAGCTTCGATTATTTCTGGGCACCATTGGCCGGAATCGGTCCGGATCCCGGAACGGCCAGTTCCAACCCGGCTTAATTCCCCGGTCACAAGCGTCTGCTAAGGTGCCCTCAAGAGCCTAGATCCGCTGGCAGCTGGGGGGTGCGTATGTCGTCTCAACGGTCTTTTCCAGGCACCGGCACACTGCGGCGTCCGGTTTTGCGCTGGATCGATCTGGTGGTCGGCGGCGGGCTGGTGGTTTTGCTCTTCGGGGTGATCCGGCTGGCACCGGATCTGAATGTGCCTTTCGACGTCGGAAGCGCCCCGGCCGAGGTGTCCACCGATCCGGAGATGCTGCCGTATTACGCCTTGCGCTCGCTGCTGCGGATGTTCATCGCCTTGGCCTGCAGCCTGCTGTTCACCTTCGTCTTCGCCACCGCGGCCGCCCGGTTGCCCCGGGCCCGGAAGGTGTTGCTGCCGATCCTGGACATCTTGCAATCGGTGCCTATTCTGGGCTTCCTCTCGGTGACCGTGACCGCCTTCATCGCGCTGTTCCCGAACTCGCTCCTGGGACTCGAAATGGCGTCGATCTTCGCGATCTTCACCTCGCAGGCCTGGAACATGGCCTTCTCCTTCTATTACGCACTGGTATCCCAGCCCAAGGAACTGGACGAGGCTGCCCGGTTGATGCGGTTGACCAAGTGGCAGCGCTTCTGGAAACTGGACGTCCCGGCCGGCATGATCCCTTTGGTCTGGAACGGGATGATGAGCTTCGGCGGAGGCTGGTTCTTCCTGGCCGCTTCCGAAGCGATCACGGTGAACAACCAGAGCTACGCGTTGCCCGGGGTGGGCGCCTACGTCGCCAGTGCCGTGGAAAAAGGCGAATTGGGCAACGTCGGCTGGGCGATCCTGGCCATGGCGATCATGGTGATCGGAGTCAACTTCCTCTTCTGGCGCCCCTTGGTGGCCTGGGCGGAGAAGTTCCGGCAAGAGGAGACCCCGGCCGCGGACAAGCCGCGCAGCGTGGTCTTGGACCTGCTCCGCCGCTCTTCGATCCCCTACGGGTTCGGCCGGGCGCTCAAACCCGTGGCCCGTGGTCTGGAAGTCGCGGCGCGGCCGTTCGGCATCGCGGAACACCCGTTGCGGGTGCCGGTACTGCGACGCCGGGTGGGCGATGTGCTGCTCTGGGTGCTGGTCGGCGCTGCGATCGGTTACGGCGCATGGCAGGCCGCGCTCTTCATCCAAGCCGGCCCGGGATTCGGGACCTTCGCCGAAGCGGCCGGACTCGGTGCGGTCACCATGATCCGAGTCGCCGTGGTGATGGTGCTGGCCACCCTGATCTGGGTTCCGATCGGGGTTTGGATCGGGATGAACCCGA
Proteins encoded in this window:
- a CDS encoding response regulator; its protein translation is MTTVLVVDDEPQILRALQINLHAHGYTVHTAANGADALASAAAHRPDVVVLDLGLPDMDGLEVIAGLRGWTAVPIIVLSARHASEEKVAALDAGADDYVTKPFGLDEFLARLRAAQRRSETDSDGAASATVATDDFVVDLQAKKVMRGGQRVRLTPTEWSILEYLARNSGRLVSQQQLLTQVWGPAYAKETQYLRVYIGQLRRKLEPDPANPRHLLTEAGMGYRFEP
- a CDS encoding ABC transporter permease translates to MSSQRSFPGTGTLRRPVLRWIDLVVGGGLVVLLFGVIRLAPDLNVPFDVGSAPAEVSTDPEMLPYYALRSLLRMFIALACSLLFTFVFATAAARLPRARKVLLPILDILQSVPILGFLSVTVTAFIALFPNSLLGLEMASIFAIFTSQAWNMAFSFYYALVSQPKELDEAARLMRLTKWQRFWKLDVPAGMIPLVWNGMMSFGGGWFFLAASEAITVNNQSYALPGVGAYVASAVEKGELGNVGWAILAMAIMVIGVNFLFWRPLVAWAEKFRQEETPAADKPRSVVLDLLRRSSIPYGFGRALKPVARGLEVAARPFGIAEHPLRVPVLRRRVGDVLLWVLVGAAIGYGAWQAALFIQAGPGFGTFAEAAGLGAVTMIRVAVVMVLATLIWVPIGVWIGMNPKVSRLAQPVVQLLASFPANFLFPFVIAFFVASGISLDYGGVLLMALGAQWYILFNVIAGASAIPTDLNQAMQSFGVSGWQRWRRLILPAVFPAYVTGAITAAGGAWNASIVSEIVTYNQQTLTATGLGSYIAQATASGDMARVLVGVILMSVFVVGLNRLVWRRLYALAESRYAL
- a CDS encoding DUF4118 domain-containing protein, which gives rise to MARGTLRILLGAAPGVGKTYTMLEEAHQKVAQGVDTVVALALHHGRKETASLLDGLEIIPPKRVEYRGSSFDEMDVEAVLRRAPQLALVDEYAHTVVGEGVARKRWQDVELLLAAGIDVISTLNIQHLASLGDVVSQITNTKQGETVPDDVVRRANQIELVDISPELLRQRLSAGHVYAADKVDAALANYFRMGNLSALRELALLWLADQVEDGLSAYRADNRIEASWPTRERVVVGLTGGAEGEVLIRRAARILARVSGGELLGVHVRAADGVLGESPREIEAQRQLLKDLGGSYHSVTGDDPAQALLQFARSANATQLVVGTSRRKWLARLLKGPGVGSKVVRGSGDIDVHMVSHPLGAKGIRFRRVGAPGRRRLILGFALAIFLPSLIEAVLATWVPDNFVTDTLLQLVGCVIVAVVGGLWPALFAAVFSSLLLNFFSAEPTLTFSIADPENLLSLVVFVLVSVVVAVVVDVATRRTREALRAGAEAATLSELARGAVAGEDSLQTFLDQVREAFRVDSVALLVDDSADSGGAEQTRWRLEAASGENPPLAPETADNSEEVEPGLVLALDGRVLDASDRRLLAAFGAHLVALRQRIQLNASRRENMRLAEGNTMRTSILRAVSHDLRTPLAAIKLSVSSLRQEEVHFAPDDEAELLASIESSADRLDALVGNLLDMSRISSDAVNPLLGPVRWSDAIDAALLGQPEGAVRLELPPNMPAVEADPGMLERVIANVVENALKYAPDSDLVLVGTVSGIPMIDGHPASELRIVDHGRGVAAEDVVAMFRPFQRLDDVPAGSGVGLGLAVAKGFTEAMGGVLSAEATPGGGLTMVVRLPLSAGRRAAPTGDIDPAHSQERGAL
- a CDS encoding serine hydrolase domain-containing protein, giving the protein MSGFEAVWESIDRKVAAGYLPGAVAGVRRGGITEFHASGVKALGSPEPMTERTQFRIASLSKLVAGVLGAMALADGWFGLDDPVAAWLPEFAEPRVLLDPAGPLAQTVPAQTPITVRHLFSFTMGTGVIFEPTPLHEAVQSAGIGAGLFPPEMSADEYLARLAGLPLADQPGSRWMYNTSSDVFSVLIARAAGTPLREVLAEKITGPLGLESTGFFGRAMDLATQYTPTPGGLQAIDLPDGGFSKPPKFETLAGGLVSTVPDYFRFLTALADGELLPEALKTQMVSDQLRPEQRAGAYPILGRAEGWGWQTGVTIALGDNARSVGSYGWTGGSGCSAGVDPARDLVGVVMSQRAMTEPDESFDYFWAPLAGIGPDPGTASSNPA